In one window of Labilibaculum sp. DW002 DNA:
- a CDS encoding energy transducer TonB family protein, whose amino-acid sequence MNSLVSIFKNIFKGLLAFFVFLYLEFIGFLKRNKYGVMGTIAFHMVVIIMLLAFQLSTKTKFLETEIFIDIPAELAEQFLKEEQEKIEEAIEEKNSEISKSVDELLRSIAVNQNVKKSDSDPRKNLDKMIDDIRKDLEQYGSDDAAEGSGDLNEFKKDSISAEEAREKQKLLDSLESIEYSGPSSVYYNLEGRHKIYLPIPVFKCEGEGLIVVRIVVNRAGRVIQSKVLETESGVQDDCLYDAALQASKRTRFNVSTSSPEQQTGKISYQFVKQ is encoded by the coding sequence ATGAATTCACTTGTTAGCATATTCAAGAATATATTTAAAGGTTTGCTTGCCTTTTTCGTATTCCTGTACCTTGAATTTATTGGTTTCTTAAAACGAAATAAATATGGTGTAATGGGCACTATTGCTTTCCATATGGTCGTTATAATTATGCTATTGGCTTTTCAATTAAGCACGAAAACAAAATTTTTGGAGACGGAAATATTTATTGACATCCCTGCAGAGCTGGCAGAGCAATTCTTAAAAGAGGAGCAAGAAAAAATTGAAGAAGCAATTGAAGAAAAAAATTCAGAAATAAGTAAAAGTGTAGACGAACTTCTTCGTTCAATAGCCGTAAACCAAAATGTTAAAAAGTCCGATTCTGACCCGAGAAAGAATTTGGATAAAATGATTGATGACATCCGAAAAGATTTGGAGCAATATGGTTCTGATGATGCGGCAGAAGGTTCTGGTGATTTAAATGAGTTTAAAAAAGATAGTATTTCTGCAGAAGAGGCAAGGGAAAAACAAAAGCTTTTGGATTCATTAGAAAGTATCGAATACAGTGGTCCAAGTAGTGTATATTACAATTTAGAGGGTCGTCATAAAATTTATCTTCCTATTCCTGTATTTAAATGCGAAGGAGAAGGATTAATTGTGGTTAGAATCGTGGTAAATAGAGCCGGTAGAGTTATTCAATCGAAGGTTTTAGAAACTGAATCGGGCGTACAAGATGATTGTTTGTATGATGCTGCTTTACAGGCTTCAAAAAGGACAAGATTTAATGTTAGTACTAGTAGTCCTGAACAACAAACCGGTAAAATTTCTTATCAGTTTGTTAAGCAATAA
- a CDS encoding TolC family protein: MKNILLTLMVIFLGSSFTTKAQTDGPKKFTLAEAQEYALENSYSVKGTDYDLQIAKKKVWETIADGLPQVDASFDYNNNLDVAVSLLPAEFFGGEAGSYTPVKFGQQYGSTASISVSQKIFDGSYIVGTMAAKVFVQLSKDQKEKSEIQIKDDVAQAYFNVLVAEENFKTIKENLLINQKLLKETDAYYQNGFREELDVDQIRLNLNQTKNKLADAKRAIHTSFTILKFSIGMDIDENIQLAENLKELVDPIRSEEPVIGDYQSINHIDYRIIDTQLKAQNLVLKNEKAGYLPTISAFYNYGKNTSTDYSNVFKSSVPWFKSSVVGLQVKMPIFSAGKRRSKVNQEKLNYRSLENTKLMTEQNLKKDLTLSFSNLLSAQEKYENDVVAVEIAKRIYDKTLIKFNEGISTSTELSENEQQYLDSHSAYINSTFNLLYSKIAFKKALGKL; the protein is encoded by the coding sequence ATGAAAAACATCCTACTAACACTGATGGTAATTTTTCTTGGTTCCAGTTTCACTACAAAAGCACAAACTGATGGTCCTAAGAAATTTACTTTAGCCGAAGCACAGGAATATGCTTTGGAAAATTCATATTCGGTAAAAGGAACGGATTATGATTTGCAAATTGCTAAAAAGAAAGTCTGGGAAACAATCGCCGATGGTTTACCACAGGTTGATGCCTCTTTTGATTACAATAACAACCTAGATGTTGCCGTATCTCTTTTACCAGCCGAATTTTTTGGTGGTGAAGCTGGAAGCTACACTCCCGTAAAATTTGGTCAACAATATGGTAGTACAGCAAGCATAAGCGTGAGTCAGAAAATTTTCGATGGTTCCTATATTGTTGGAACGATGGCAGCAAAAGTTTTTGTTCAATTATCGAAAGATCAAAAAGAAAAATCTGAAATACAGATTAAAGATGATGTTGCACAAGCCTATTTTAATGTTTTGGTAGCAGAAGAAAACTTCAAAACAATAAAAGAGAACTTGTTGATCAATCAAAAACTTTTGAAAGAAACCGATGCTTACTATCAAAATGGTTTTAGAGAAGAACTAGATGTTGACCAGATTCGTTTGAATTTAAACCAAACTAAAAACAAATTAGCTGATGCCAAAAGAGCTATCCACACGTCTTTCACCATTCTTAAATTTTCTATAGGAATGGACATCGATGAAAATATTCAATTAGCGGAAAATCTTAAGGAACTTGTTGATCCGATACGTTCGGAAGAACCAGTTATAGGGGATTATCAATCGATAAACCATATTGACTACCGCATTATTGACACCCAATTAAAAGCTCAAAATTTGGTTCTTAAAAATGAAAAAGCAGGTTATTTACCAACTATTTCAGCTTTTTATAACTATGGTAAAAATACAAGTACCGATTATTCAAATGTATTTAAATCATCGGTTCCATGGTTTAAATCATCGGTAGTAGGTTTGCAGGTAAAAATGCCAATATTCTCGGCAGGTAAAAGAAGGTCTAAGGTAAATCAGGAAAAACTAAATTATAGAAGTTTGGAAAATACAAAACTCATGACTGAGCAGAATCTTAAAAAGGATTTGACCTTGTCTTTCTCAAATTTATTAAGTGCACAAGAAAAATATGAAAATGATGTTGTTGCTGTAGAAATTGCAAAACGAATTTACGATAAAACGCTTATCAAGTTTAATGAAGGTATTTCAACAAGTACCGAATTATCTGAGAACGAGCAACAATATCTAGACTCACATTCAGCATATATTAATTCAACATTTAATCTGCTTTATTCAAAAATAGCCTTTAAAAAGGCCTTGGGTAAATTATAA
- a CDS encoding ComF family protein, which yields MEKNNPVSILFWGRVKIKYAASYYTFSKGSQFQNLIHKLKYHNKQEIGIALGRHFGESLKNSEFFKDIDLIIPVPLHPKKEKIRGYNQANLVAIGLSKSMQKPVQTANLIRLVHTDSQTKKNKLERWQNVESIFELMDPTLLENKHILLVDDVVTTGSTLESCAHAILKAEGAQVSIATLAYA from the coding sequence TTGGAAAAAAACAACCCTGTTTCCATATTGTTCTGGGGAAGAGTTAAAATTAAGTATGCAGCATCCTATTATACCTTTAGCAAAGGGAGCCAATTTCAAAATCTGATTCACAAATTAAAATACCATAACAAGCAAGAAATTGGAATTGCACTGGGAAGGCATTTTGGAGAAAGTTTGAAAAATTCAGAATTTTTTAAAGATATTGATTTGATTATACCTGTACCACTTCATCCTAAAAAGGAAAAAATAAGAGGATATAATCAAGCTAATTTGGTAGCAATAGGCCTAAGTAAATCAATGCAAAAACCTGTTCAAACAGCTAATTTGATTCGCTTGGTTCATACCGATTCGCAAACGAAGAAAAACAAACTAGAGCGCTGGCAGAATGTGGAGAGTATCTTTGAACTTATGGATCCAACTTTATTGGAAAACAAACATATTTTATTGGTTGATGATGTGGTTACAACAGGTTCAACACTTGAATCCTGTGCTCATGCAATATTAAAAGCAGAAGGAGCACAGGTTAGTATTGCAACATTGGCTTATGCCTAA
- a CDS encoding carboxypeptidase-like regulatory domain-containing protein yields the protein MKKFVFLFAVLLVLGLESKAIKVVTPEGDKEMETAEMAAINTTSLSGVVLDTETGETLAGVAIRFEGSNETVYTDFDGNFKISNVVPGNYNVLSNYISYTDNKLKNVNVSGVNNVIRLVLKKD from the coding sequence ATGAAAAAATTTGTATTCCTTTTTGCAGTACTACTTGTTTTAGGTCTTGAAAGTAAGGCAATTAAAGTAGTAACACCTGAGGGTGACAAAGAAATGGAAACTGCTGAAATGGCAGCAATTAACACCACAAGTTTATCTGGAGTTGTTTTGGATACTGAAACAGGTGAAACTCTTGCTGGAGTTGCAATTCGTTTCGAGGGTTCTAATGAAACAGTTTATACTGATTTCGATGGAAATTTTAAAATTAGCAATGTAGTTCCAGGTAATTACAATGTATTATCGAACTATATTTCTTATACCGATAATAAGCTGAAAAATGTAAATGTAAGCGGAGTAAACAATGTAATCCGTTTGGTACTAAAAAAGGACTAA
- a CDS encoding glycoside hydrolase family 16 protein, producing the protein MAFFLAYKLRKASDTLSLEKKRDGLKNDFEEFKAFSKSEELKEFNELETFVLSENFKKNRKSIESKSYKKSDLFADEKKFKRFQKSKRFKTYFRLKDSSELSAFEMTKESEEISRYQELDKIVHAAGFNKKEQAEELNEFKLMKNSQRIKDYFKFEKSKAFKIYQEVDGSKDLKTYLELEEKIASEEFQKEKNFLLDKKRFEKTEEFEKLQEYTRLNASDKFKKYFALQKKNSFDELKKWELSFSEEFDNKQLDSEKWINKYFWADELLNKSYSLESDLHIFTDGKNIEHSGSSIVLQARKEKKEGLMWNPSMGFVPKEFDYTSAIINTGKSFRQKYGRFEAKIKLSNPNQVDHSFWMVSDKKTPHVDVLKTSPDGKLLMGNYWGKDTQPSLKQFKIKGVDTSKGYFIYTLDWSQNELVWKINDVVVKTQTEGVPQEPMYLNFSLGVTKEQQSVNAALEIDWVRCYKKTE; encoded by the coding sequence ATGGCCTTTTTTTTAGCATACAAACTTCGTAAAGCTTCTGATACTCTTAGTCTTGAAAAGAAAAGAGATGGATTGAAAAATGACTTTGAAGAGTTTAAAGCTTTTTCTAAATCAGAGGAATTAAAGGAATTTAATGAATTAGAGACCTTTGTCTTGTCAGAAAACTTCAAGAAAAATCGAAAATCGATAGAAAGTAAAAGCTATAAAAAGAGCGATCTTTTTGCGGATGAAAAGAAATTTAAACGGTTTCAAAAGTCAAAACGATTCAAAACTTATTTTCGATTAAAAGATTCTTCTGAACTTTCAGCTTTCGAAATGACTAAAGAGTCAGAGGAGATTTCTCGATATCAAGAATTGGATAAGATTGTTCATGCTGCAGGTTTTAATAAAAAGGAACAAGCAGAGGAATTGAATGAATTCAAATTGATGAAGAATTCGCAACGAATTAAAGATTATTTCAAGTTTGAGAAATCGAAAGCGTTTAAAATTTATCAGGAAGTTGATGGTTCGAAAGATTTAAAAACCTATCTGGAATTGGAGGAAAAGATTGCCTCTGAAGAATTCCAAAAAGAGAAAAACTTTTTGTTGGATAAAAAGCGATTTGAAAAAACAGAAGAATTCGAAAAACTTCAGGAATATACAAGATTGAATGCTTCGGATAAGTTTAAAAAGTATTTTGCGCTTCAAAAGAAAAATTCTTTTGACGAACTAAAAAAATGGGAATTAAGCTTTTCGGAAGAATTTGATAACAAGCAGTTGGATTCTGAAAAGTGGATAAATAAATATTTTTGGGCAGATGAACTTTTAAATAAATCTTACAGTTTAGAATCTGACTTGCATATTTTTACGGATGGAAAGAATATTGAACATTCAGGTTCATCGATTGTTCTTCAAGCTCGAAAAGAAAAGAAAGAAGGTTTAATGTGGAATCCTAGCATGGGATTTGTTCCTAAGGAGTTTGATTACACATCTGCCATTATTAATACAGGAAAGTCATTTCGTCAAAAATATGGTCGTTTCGAGGCGAAAATTAAACTTTCAAACCCAAATCAAGTTGATCATTCATTCTGGATGGTATCCGACAAGAAAACACCGCATGTCGATGTTTTAAAGACCTCTCCTGATGGAAAATTACTCATGGGTAATTATTGGGGCAAGGACACTCAACCGAGCTTAAAACAGTTTAAAATAAAAGGTGTTGATACCTCGAAAGGATATTTTATTTATACTTTGGATTGGAGTCAAAATGAATTGGTTTGGAAAATAAATGATGTTGTAGTTAAGACACAAACAGAAGGAGTTCCACAGGAACCAATGTATTTGAATTTTAGTCTTGGTGTTACTAAAGAGCAACAAAGTGTTAACGCAGCCCTCGAAATAGATTGGGTTAGATGTTACAAAAAAACCGAATAA
- a CDS encoding toxin-antitoxin system YwqK family antitoxin, producing the protein MIKNVSVILGILFCLLTNHSFSQAIEEIEGLYYTTAGDLYTGTYTEFYESGTKRIEMNLEEGKRNGKITLFFENEEVQEVRSYVAGLMDGMWITWNDKSVKIAEANYKGNRKHGKWYIWDDNGVKRYEMEYSEGDKIGTWYIWDADGNLIKERKF; encoded by the coding sequence ATGATTAAAAACGTAAGCGTAATATTAGGTATTTTATTTTGTCTGTTGACTAACCATTCTTTTTCACAAGCAATTGAAGAAATCGAAGGATTATATTATACTACTGCAGGAGATCTTTATACGGGAACCTATACTGAATTTTATGAAAGTGGTACCAAAAGAATCGAAATGAACTTGGAAGAGGGAAAACGTAATGGGAAAATTACCCTTTTTTTTGAAAACGAAGAGGTTCAGGAAGTTCGTTCTTATGTAGCAGGCTTAATGGATGGAATGTGGATTACTTGGAATGATAAATCTGTTAAAATTGCTGAGGCAAATTACAAAGGGAATAGGAAACATGGCAAGTGGTATATCTGGGACGATAATGGTGTTAAAAGATATGAGATGGAATACAGTGAAGGAGACAAAATTGGAACCTGGTACATTTGGGATGCCGATGGAAACTTAATAAAAGAACGGAAGTTTTAG
- a CDS encoding TetR/AcrR family transcriptional regulator, with protein MSEQKNKILAVSWEMFFQFGVKSVTMDDIAAKMGISKKTLYQFFPNKKELINQACEWEMANPEFSFKSNELKELNALEQYFGFFKFVNEKIKQKCDSMDYDLKKYYPEIWAKFKDEKIKAFQNEILFNLQKGIEEGFYREELNINFISKNFVSFYLNLSSTEYQVFTEEEVFNIDMHFELTRYHLHGICTNKGIEYFKNKFK; from the coding sequence ATGAGTGAGCAAAAAAATAAAATTTTAGCGGTCAGTTGGGAAATGTTTTTCCAATTTGGTGTTAAAAGTGTAACGATGGATGATATCGCTGCAAAAATGGGCATATCCAAAAAAACGCTATATCAATTTTTTCCTAATAAGAAGGAATTGATAAATCAAGCATGCGAGTGGGAAATGGCAAATCCAGAATTTTCGTTTAAATCAAATGAATTGAAAGAGCTGAATGCATTGGAGCAATATTTTGGATTTTTCAAATTTGTAAATGAAAAAATTAAGCAAAAGTGCGATTCAATGGACTACGATTTAAAAAAGTACTATCCTGAAATATGGGCTAAATTTAAAGATGAAAAAATAAAAGCCTTTCAAAATGAAATACTATTTAACTTACAAAAAGGAATTGAAGAAGGTTTTTATCGCGAAGAACTGAATATCAATTTTATTAGTAAGAACTTTGTTAGTTTTTATTTAAACCTATCAAGCACGGAGTATCAAGTATTTACTGAGGAGGAAGTATTTAATATTGATATGCATTTTGAACTTACTCGATATCATCTGCATGGGATATGTACAAATAAAGGAATAGAATATTTTAAAAATAAATTCAAATAG
- a CDS encoding efflux RND transporter periplasmic adaptor subunit encodes MKKILIACIIPLLFACSAKESEKDVNKAEQLKNYKTELSALKAKISDLELEIRNTNQDEEKINVVVKKLTTSKFEHYIQITGNVEADKNITITPETGGNIISINVVEGQKVNKGDILGTLNTSQIQQQIDEIKTNLELSSILFERQERLWNQKIGSEVEYLEAKAKKEALENNLAALNAQKEMAIITAPFSGIVDEIHQKKGEMAGPSTPLAQLVNINRVYVEGDVSETFLNAIKAGGNAQLDFPAINFQTKAKINRTSNVINPANRSFKIRINLNNANHMIKPNLISVMKIKDYEVLDAMVVPSIIIKKDFKGNYLYIAKKENGKMLAEKVYVDVSKTYNNLSMIESGLTLGDLIITEGFSQVVNGALISTK; translated from the coding sequence ATGAAAAAGATACTAATTGCCTGCATAATTCCATTACTCTTTGCTTGTTCAGCAAAAGAATCGGAGAAAGACGTAAATAAGGCAGAACAGCTGAAGAATTACAAAACGGAACTTTCTGCTTTAAAAGCAAAAATATCCGATTTAGAATTAGAAATTCGCAATACAAATCAAGACGAAGAGAAAATAAATGTGGTAGTTAAGAAATTGACCACATCTAAATTTGAGCACTATATTCAAATTACAGGTAATGTTGAAGCAGATAAAAACATTACGATAACTCCTGAAACTGGAGGTAATATTATTTCTATTAATGTAGTTGAAGGGCAAAAAGTAAATAAAGGAGATATTTTAGGAACACTAAATACTTCGCAGATTCAACAACAGATTGATGAAATAAAAACGAATCTTGAATTGAGCTCGATCCTCTTCGAAAGACAAGAACGTTTATGGAATCAGAAAATTGGTTCTGAAGTTGAATATTTAGAAGCAAAAGCGAAAAAAGAAGCGCTTGAAAATAATCTAGCAGCACTAAATGCTCAAAAAGAAATGGCTATCATCACAGCACCTTTTAGTGGTATTGTAGATGAAATTCATCAGAAAAAAGGTGAGATGGCTGGTCCTTCTACCCCATTAGCTCAATTGGTCAATATCAATCGTGTTTATGTTGAAGGTGATGTTTCTGAAACTTTTTTAAATGCAATTAAGGCAGGTGGTAATGCACAATTAGATTTTCCAGCAATTAACTTTCAAACAAAGGCAAAAATTAATCGCACAAGTAATGTGATCAATCCGGCTAACAGAAGCTTTAAGATTAGAATTAACCTTAACAATGCGAATCATATGATCAAGCCGAACCTAATTTCGGTAATGAAAATTAAAGATTATGAGGTTTTAGATGCTATGGTAGTGCCTTCTATCATCATTAAAAAAGATTTTAAGGGTAACTATTTATACATTGCTAAAAAGGAAAATGGAAAAATGCTTGCTGAAAAAGTATATGTTGATGTTTCTAAAACTTACAACAACCTTTCTATGATTGAATCAGGGCTGACTTTAGGTGATTTAATTATTACAGAAGGTTTTTCACAAGTCGTAAACGGAGCTTTAATTAGCACCAAATAA
- a CDS encoding efflux RND transporter permease subunit, with product MDEIKDTKPAGNEITRQFKPTFAALKNKNSIFILTALLCLYGLFSYVGMPRELFPEVVIPNISISTPYPGNSPVDIENLVTRPIEKELKSLKNVKKLSSASYEDMSLIIVEFETDIEVKQALQDTKDKVDKALSELPDDLPNDPIVEDIDMADFPILNVNLSGDYGLNDLKHFAEELQDKFESLSEVSEADIKGIDEREIKINADLHKMEANGIAFKDIETAIADENVTMSAGTLITDKTRRSIRTSADYTSMEQIENTIVKVTNNKVVYLKDVAEVEDGYEELSSISRLNNNPVVSLSLSKKSGENLLAATDQIYKIIDELKESGFLPEGLTVTVTNDTSEDVRGMISDLENSIIMGMILVILILYLFMGLRNALFSGLAIPMSMFISFIVLNQMGYTINQMILFSLILALGMLVDNAIVVVENVYRLHEEGYSPLEATKKGVSEIAGPIISSTATTVAAFFPLLMWGGIMGEFMKYLPITLIIVLTSSLFVALILNPVFTATFVKIDDVSKKMDAKKFGIISGAFLIASIPFYAFKISGGLDTFLMANLLACLGLLILLNLLVLKPFARWFQLTFLVVLENSYEKTLRYALKGIRPLVFFLATFLLMIGSIMFYFGGNPSVVFFPG from the coding sequence ATGGATGAAATTAAAGATACAAAACCTGCTGGTAATGAAATTACTCGGCAGTTTAAGCCGACTTTCGCAGCCTTAAAGAATAAGAATTCCATATTTATTCTGACTGCACTTTTATGTTTGTACGGCTTATTTTCATACGTCGGTATGCCAAGGGAATTATTCCCGGAAGTTGTTATTCCTAATATTTCAATTTCTACACCTTACCCAGGTAACTCACCTGTCGATATAGAAAATCTGGTAACAAGACCTATCGAAAAAGAGTTGAAATCTTTAAAGAATGTCAAGAAGTTATCTTCTGCTTCATACGAAGATATGAGTTTAATTATTGTCGAGTTCGAAACTGATATCGAGGTTAAACAAGCACTACAAGACACAAAAGATAAGGTTGATAAAGCATTAAGCGAATTACCTGATGATTTGCCCAATGATCCTATTGTTGAGGATATTGATATGGCCGATTTTCCTATTCTTAATGTGAATTTATCAGGTGACTATGGTTTGAATGATTTGAAGCATTTTGCCGAAGAATTACAAGATAAGTTTGAATCACTAAGTGAAGTTTCCGAAGCAGATATTAAAGGTATCGATGAACGTGAGATTAAAATCAACGCTGATCTTCATAAGATGGAAGCCAATGGTATTGCTTTTAAAGATATAGAAACAGCAATTGCTGACGAAAATGTCACCATGAGTGCTGGTACTTTAATTACCGACAAAACCAGAAGAAGTATTCGTACATCTGCTGATTACACATCAATGGAACAAATCGAAAATACCATTGTAAAAGTAACAAACAATAAGGTTGTTTATCTTAAAGATGTAGCTGAAGTTGAAGATGGATATGAAGAACTTTCTTCTATTTCCCGATTAAATAATAACCCGGTTGTATCTCTTTCATTAAGTAAAAAATCAGGAGAAAACCTTCTTGCAGCTACCGATCAGATTTATAAAATTATTGATGAGCTTAAAGAAAGTGGATTTTTACCAGAGGGATTAACCGTAACAGTTACCAACGATACTTCGGAAGATGTTCGTGGTATGATTAGCGACTTGGAGAATTCTATTATCATGGGTATGATCCTGGTTATTCTTATTCTATACTTATTTATGGGATTAAGAAATGCCTTATTTTCAGGTTTAGCTATTCCAATGTCGATGTTTATTTCCTTCATCGTACTTAATCAAATGGGTTATACCATTAATCAGATGATTCTGTTCTCTCTGATTCTTGCTTTGGGTATGTTGGTAGATAATGCCATTGTCGTCGTCGAGAATGTTTATCGACTCCACGAAGAAGGTTATTCGCCTCTTGAAGCAACTAAAAAAGGTGTAAGTGAGATTGCAGGACCGATTATTTCATCAACAGCAACAACTGTAGCAGCCTTTTTCCCTCTTCTTATGTGGGGTGGAATCATGGGTGAGTTCATGAAATATTTACCAATTACCCTGATTATTGTATTAACATCATCACTTTTTGTTGCCTTAATTCTAAATCCAGTATTTACAGCAACTTTTGTTAAGATTGATGATGTGTCTAAAAAAATGGATGCAAAGAAATTTGGGATTATTTCAGGAGCTTTTTTAATCGCCTCTATTCCATTTTATGCCTTTAAAATTTCAGGAGGTTTAGATACCTTTTTAATGGCAAATCTATTGGCATGCCTTGGTTTACTAATACTTTTAAACTTATTGGTACTAAAACCATTTGCGCGCTGGTTTCAACTAACATTTTTGGTTGTATTAGAAAATTCATACGAAAAGACCCTAAGATATGCTCTTAAAGGAATTAGACCATTAGTGTTTTTCCTTGCAACCTTCTTATTAATGATTGGTTCAATAATGTTTTATTTTGGAGGAAATCCATCAGTTGTTTTCTTTCCCGGATAA
- a CDS encoding efflux RND transporter permease subunit codes for MELPLGTDIHKTDEVSSRVEKIVKKTLEPYNDIIRSVATNVGSGKGGMFEASRAANKSLTTISFVEFKERGGVSTSELMKELTGKFKGFVGAKIFIEKNSDGPPVGYPINIEVSGDDFEKLLIQANRLKQKLDEERIPGVEELKLDLDQGKPEMLINIDRDKVRRFGLSTNQVASALRNSLYGLEVSKFKDGEDEYDIMLRLSDKYRYDVPALMNQKLNVMSPVSNQMVQLPISAVTTYSYGSTYERINRIENTRVVTVYSNVEEGFNANEINTKIREALADFEMPKGYTHKLTGEQEEQEETSAFLTQALLIALALITLILVTQFNSAVKPLIIMITVLFSTIGVFLGLGTFQMPFVILMTGIGIISLAGIVVNNGIVLVDYIDLLRKEKKANTDLQGRKYLTPQQEIDCIAQAGKTRLRPVLLTAITTVLGLLPLAVGMNFNFLTLFTEFDPQLSFGSDSTAFWGPMSWTVIFGLTVATFLTLIVAPVMFRISTQIEHRFYNLFSRNKK; via the coding sequence ATGGAATTACCATTAGGTACTGATATTCATAAAACAGATGAAGTTTCAAGCAGAGTTGAAAAAATTGTTAAGAAAACACTTGAGCCTTATAATGATATTATCCGTTCAGTTGCAACTAATGTTGGTTCTGGTAAAGGTGGTATGTTCGAAGCATCTCGTGCAGCAAACAAATCCTTAACTACAATCTCCTTTGTTGAGTTTAAAGAAAGGGGTGGAGTGAGTACTTCGGAATTAATGAAAGAACTGACTGGTAAGTTTAAAGGATTTGTTGGGGCGAAAATTTTCATTGAAAAGAACTCTGATGGCCCACCTGTTGGATATCCAATTAACATAGAGGTTTCGGGTGATGATTTTGAGAAATTATTAATCCAGGCAAATCGTTTAAAACAAAAATTAGACGAAGAAAGAATTCCTGGTGTTGAAGAACTAAAATTAGATTTGGATCAAGGTAAACCAGAAATGCTAATCAATATTGATAGAGATAAAGTTCGTCGTTTTGGCTTATCAACAAATCAAGTTGCCAGTGCACTTCGTAATTCTCTTTATGGTTTAGAAGTTTCTAAATTTAAAGATGGAGAAGATGAATATGATATTATGCTTCGATTAAGCGACAAATATCGATATGATGTGCCTGCACTTATGAATCAAAAACTGAATGTAATGAGTCCGGTAAGCAATCAAATGGTTCAATTACCAATCTCGGCAGTCACAACTTACAGCTACGGTTCTACATATGAGAGAATCAATAGAATTGAGAATACTCGTGTTGTTACGGTTTATTCAAATGTAGAAGAAGGCTTTAACGCAAATGAAATCAACACAAAAATTAGAGAGGCCTTAGCCGATTTCGAAATGCCTAAAGGTTATACACACAAACTAACAGGAGAGCAGGAAGAACAGGAAGAAACATCGGCCTTTTTAACACAAGCTTTATTAATTGCACTTGCATTGATAACCCTGATTCTGGTAACTCAATTTAACTCTGCAGTTAAGCCACTTATTATCATGATAACCGTACTATTTAGTACTATTGGTGTTTTCCTTGGATTAGGTACTTTCCAAATGCCATTCGTTATTTTAATGACAGGTATTGGTATTATATCCCTCGCAGGTATTGTTGTAAATAATGGTATTGTTCTGGTCGATTATATCGATTTACTTAGAAAAGAAAAAAAGGCTAATACAGATTTACAAGGAAGAAAATATCTGACTCCGCAACAAGAAATTGATTGTATCGCTCAAGCAGGAAAAACACGTTTACGTCCTGTATTGCTTACAGCTATTACCACGGTATTAGGCTTATTGCCTTTAGCTGTTGGTATGAACTTCAACTTTCTAACATTATTTACTGAATTCGATCCACAACTTTCATTTGGTAGTGATAGTACGGCTTTCTGGGGACCAATGTCGTGGACAGTAATCTTTGGATTAACTGTAGCAACATTCTTAACATTAATTGTTGCACCAGTCATGTTTAGAATTTCGACTCAAATAGAGCATCGATTTTACAATCTATTCTCTAGAAATAAAAAATAA